GCCCAAGTCCTGGGCGATCCGCAAGCCCGAACTGCTGTCGCTGTGGACCGCAGTGCCGTTGTACCTTTTCTACTGGGCGATGTACCCGGCGATCTGGCTGCTCAACGCCAGCGCCAACGCCATCCTCAAGGTCGCTGGCCAGGGTGAGCCCGGGCCGCACCATGAGCATCACTACAGTCGCGACGAGCTGAAGCTGATCCTGCACTCCAGCCGCGCCCACGACCCCAGCGACCAGGGCATGCGTGTGCTGGCGTCGGCGGTGGAGCTGGGCGAGCTGGAAGTCGTGGACTGGGCCAATTCCCGCGAGGATCTGGTCTACCTCGAACGCACCGCACCGCTGGACGATATTCTCGCTACCATTCGCCGCCACAAGTACAGCCGCTACCCGGTGTACGACAGCGACAAGGGTGAGTTCATCGGCCTGCTGCATATCAAGGACCTGTTGCTGGCCCTCGCCACGCTGGACAGCCTGCCGGAGTCCTTCGATCTCGACGAGCTGACCCACCCGCTGGAGATGGTCACCAAGCACATGCCGCTGGCGCGCCTGCTGGAGCAGTTCCGCCAGGGCGGTTCGCATTTCGCCCTGGTGGAGGAAGCCGACCACAAGGTGATCGGCTACCTGACGATGGAAGACGTGCTGGAAGTGCTGGTCGGCGATATCCAGGATGAGCACCGCAAGGCCGAGCGCGGCATCCTCGCCTATCAGCCGGGCAAGCTGCTGGTGCGTGGCGACACGCCGCTGTTCAAGCTGGAACGACTGCTGAGCGTCGACCTCGACCATGTCGAAGCGGACACCCTAGCCGGCCTGGTCTACGACTCGCTCAAGCGCGTGCCGGAAGAAGAGGAAGTGGTCGAAGCCGAAGGCCTGCGGATCATCGTGAAGAAGATGAAGGGGCCGAAGATCGTCCTCGCCAAGGTCGTGAAGCTGGACTGACAGCCCGGCCAATGAAAAAGGCAGCCCGAAGGCTGCCTTTTTTGTGCTCGTTTGCCGGAGCGGACGAATTTATCCACAGGGCAATTAGCACGCCTGAGCGTCAGTTGCCCTTCACCACCGCGAAGTTGGGCAGTGTGTCCACTGGCTGGGAAAAGTCATAAGGAATCGACTCCAACGCCAGGCCGACGTTGCGCTGTACCACGAAGTGCAGGTGCGGGCCGCTGCTGTTGCCGGTGTTGCCCGAGCGGGCCAGGGAGGTACCGGTAGCGACGCGTTGACCTTCATGGACGAGCACCGAACCGCGCATCAGGTGCAGGTAGACACCCATCGTGCCGTCATCGTGCAGGATGCGCACGAAGTTGCCGGACGGATTCTTGCCGCGCCCGCTCTGGCTGTTCTCGATTTTCACCACGGTACCGCCTCGCGCGGCGATGATCGGCGTACCTTCGGGCATGGCGATGTCCATCGCATAACGGCCCTTGGGCGTGAAGTGGCTGTAGCGGCCATTGGCGCCCTGGGTCAGGCGGAACGGCCCACCAACCCACGGCAAGGCGTACCGGTAGGCCAACGGCTGAGGGCGCGGGTCGCCCAGGGCGTAGCGCAGTTTGGGCTTGTATTGCATTGCCTTGCCCGGATCGCGGGGAGTGAGAGTCGCCAGGCGGATGGCGCTGCGCGGTGGCAGCACCCAACGGATCGGCTGCTCCGGCGCGCCGATGGCGTTCTGCGCGCCAGTGATGCTCAGCTCCACCTCCACCGGGGCATACAGGTCGTTGCGCACCTGCAGCGTTTCGCCGCCGGCGTGCTTCTTGGTCTCCAGCTTCACCTGCTGTTCCAGGTGCTCGACCATGCGATCGCGGAAGACGAACACCGCCGCACCCGCCACGGCCTTGTCCGTGTAGGTGACCACGCCATTGGCGTCGGTGTATTTGTAGATGGTTACGGCCGAAGCCGTCCCCGATGCGGCCAAAAGACCGCACAGGAAGATACTGCGCCCTAGCATGTCGACTCTGGTTATAGGTATGGCGACGCAGGCAAGACTAGCAGTGCAGCCCATGCGTCGCGACCTGCCGCCGGTCGGGGTGTGAAGCAGTACTACCCGTCGGTCGGCCAATTTGTAACCGGATCAGGCACCGGGGACGTAATGCTTCTGAGTGCTGCCACGAGCGATCAGGCGCGAAAGGTAGTCGAGCTTCTGCGGATCGCGGTCGACGAAGCGGAAGGTCAGTTGCAGCCACTCGCTATCGGGCCTGGGCTCCAGCGCCGCCACGGCGTGCAGGTAGCCATTGAGGCGAGCGACGTCGCTGTCTTCCTCCAGGTCGAGCACGGCGCTTTCCAGCACCTGCGGCAGCGGCGTACCGCGCTTGATCACCAGCAGCGCCTCCTTGAGACTCAACGCCTTGATCACGCAGGGCAGGTTGGTTTGCGGCAGCCGCAACTGGCCCTGCTGCCCCTTGGCGGCCGGACGTGCAGCGGACACCGCAGGAGGGGCTGCCGGAGTAGCAGCCGGGCGCGGTGCGGTTGGCGCGGAGGGGCGCACGACCTCGGCCTTGCCGCCGGTGAGTGCGCTGAGCGAGTCGTTGGGCATCGAGCCCACCAGACTGCGCTGTGGCGCCTGGGCCGCAAGGGCTTCCAGCTTGCCGGCGCGCGACAGCGCCTTCTTCACCTTGCTCACCAGTTGATCGTTGGAGAACGGCTTGCCGATGAAGTCGGAAACGCCGGCCTGGATGGCCTGCACGACGTTGTCCTTGTCGCCACGGCTGGTGACCATGATGAACGGCGTGGTCTTCAGACCTTCCTGCTCGCGACACCAGGTCAGCAATTCGATGCCCGACAGCTCCGGCATTTCCCAGTCACAGAGAATCAGGTCGACACTCTGGCGCGCCAGGAATTGCTGCGCCTTGCGGCCATTGACCGCCTCCTCGATCTGCAGGCCGGGGAAATGGTCCCGCAGCCCCTTTTTGACCAGGTCACGGATGAAGGGGGCATCATCCACGACCAGCACACTGACCTTGCCCATCGGCGACTCCTTGGAACGATAGGGCGAAGGATAGCCTTGCCGGGTGGCGACATGCCATCGGCGCAGGACCGCCTGGCCATAAAATGACGAACCCGGCGCTTGGCCGGGTTCGTCGATACAGGCGCAGGGAGCCTTATTCGGCCTTCCCGGTGCCCTGCACTTCTTCCTTCATGCGGGTCAGGCCGATGTGACGAACATCGGTGCCGCGCACCAGGTAGATCACCAGTTCGGCGATGTTGCGCGCATGATCGCCGATGCGCTCCAGCGAGCGCAGCGCCCAGATGACGTTGAGCACGCGCGAAATGGCACGTGGGTCTTCCATCATGTAGGTCACCAGTTCGCGCAGCGCAGTCTTGTACTCACGATCGACGGTCTTGTCGTACTGCGCCACCGACAACGCCAGATCGGCGTCGAAACGGGCGAAGGCGTCCAGCGCCTCCTGAACCATCTTGCGCACCTGGCCGCCGATGTGGCGAACCTCGACGTAGCCGCGCGGCGACTCGCCCTCTTCGCACAACTGGATGGCGCGACGAGCAATCTTCGAAGCTTCGTCACCGATACGCTCCAGATCGATCACCGACTTGGAGATGCTGATGATCAGGCGCAGGTCGGAAGCCGCCGGCTGGCGACGGGCGAGGATGCGCAAGCATTCCTCGTCGATGTTGCGCTCCATCTGGTTGATCTGGTCATCAATTTCTCGCACCTGCTGGGCAAGGCCGGAATCGGCGTCGATCAGCGCGTTGACCGCGTCGTTGACCTGTTTCTCCACCAGTCCGCCCATTGCCAGGAGGTGGCTGCGCACATCCTCCAGCTCTGCATTGAACTGCTGGGAAATGTGATGGGTGAGGCTGTCTTTGTTGATCATGTGCAAACCCTTGGAAGGTGCGAAGTTCAGAACTCGGTCTTTTCCGGTCTCATCCGGAGCATTGAGGCCCTTGAGAAATCTTCGCTGGCGCGAAGGCGGAGCACCGACAGCAGTTTCCGTACGGCAAGCTCCGCCGGCAAAGCCAGAGGAGATTTCTCATGGCATCAACCGTAGCGACCGGTGATGTAGTCTTCCGTCTGCTTCTTCGCCGGGTTGGTGAACAGCGTGTCGGTGTCGCCGAACTCGATCAGCTTGCCCATGTACATGAACGCCGTGTAGTCGGAGACGCGCGCGGCCTGCTGCATGTTGTGGGTCACGATGACGATGGTGAACTTGGACTTCAGTTCGTAGATCAGCTCTTCGATCTTCAGGGTGGAGATCGGGTCCAGTGCCGAGCACGGCTCGTCGAGCAGCAGCACTTCCGGCTCGACCGCAATGGTACGGGCGATGACCAGACGCTGCTGCTGACCGCCGGAGAGGCCGAGGGCGGATTCGTGCAGGCGGTCTTTCACTTCGTCCCACAGGGCGGCGCCCTTGAGCGCCCATTCGACGGCTTCGTCGAGCACACGCTTCTTGTTGATGCCCTGGATGCGCAGGCCGTAAACCACGTTCTCGTAGATGCTCTTGGGGAACGGGTTGGGTTTCTGGAATACCATGCCGACGCGACGGCGCAGCTCGGCCACGTCCACACCCTTGGCGAAGATGTTGTGGCCGTCGAGGAGGATCTCGCCCTTCACGTGGCAACCGTCGACCAGGTCGTTCATGCGGTTGAAACAGCGCAGCAGGGTGGACTTTCCGCAACCGGACGGGCCGATGAAGGCGGTCACGCGCTGCTTCGGAATGTTCATGCTGACGTCGAAAAGCGCCTGCTTCTCGCCGTAGAACAGGCTCAGGCCGGGCACCTCGAGGGCGACGGTCTCGCTCTCCAGGCTCATGCCCTGGCGCTCGCCACGGCCGAGCGCGCCGATGTCGATGCCGTGGGTAGCGGTTTCATGTTGCATGTTCAGTCTCCCTTGGAGGCTTGGCGGCGGGGCTGGCCCACCGCCTGCAGAATCAGTTTTCCAGCGCCTTGTACTTTTCGCGCAGGCGGTTACGGATGGCGATGGCCGAGAAGTTCAGCAGGGCGATGACCATCACCAGTAGCAGCGCGGTGGCGTACACCAGCGGGCGCGCGGCTTCGACGTTCGGGCTCTGGAAGCCGACGTCATAGATGTGGAAGCCCAGGTGCATGATCTTCTGATCCAGGTGCACGTACGGGTAGTTGCCATCGACTGGCAGCGCCGGGGCCAGCTTCACCACCCCAACCAGCATCAGCGGCGCCACCTCGCCGGCGGCACGGGCCACGGCGAGAATCAGGCCGGTCATCATCGCCGGGCTGGCCATCGGCAGGACGACCTTCCACAGGGTCTCTGCCTTGGTTGCGCCCAGGGCCAGGGAACCTTCGCGGGTGGCGCGCGGGATACGCGCCAGACCTTCCTCGGTGGCCACGATCACCACCGGTACAGCGAGGATAGCCAGGGTCAGAGAGGCCCAGAACAGGCCCGGCGTACCGAAGGTCGGCGCTGGCAGGGCTTCGGGGAAGAACATCCGGTCGATCGACCCACCCAGCACATAGACGAAGAAGCCCAGGCCGAACACACCATAGACGATCGCCGGAACGCCTGCGAGGTTGTTCACCGCGATACGGATGATGCGGGTCAACAGGCCCTGGCGAGCGTATTCGCGCAGGTAAACCGCTGCGATCACGCCGAACGGGGTGACGATCACGGCCATCACCAGAGTCATCATCACGGTACCGAAGATCGCCGGGAAGATACCGCCTTCAGTGTTCGCTTCCCGCGGGTCGTCGCTCAGGAATTCCCACAGCTTCTTGAAGTAGAAGACGAACTTGGCGCCGACGCCCATCTGGTTGGGCTGGTAGGCGTGCACCAGCTTGCCGAGAGTGATCTCGGTCTCGCTGCCGGACGCATCGCGCATTGTTACGCTGTCGCGGTTGAACTCCTGGTGCAGGCCGTTGAGCTGCTCTTCCAGCACCTTGTACTGGGCGTTCAGCTCGGCGCGGCCAGCGGCGATATCGGCCTCGGCGGCGGCATCCAGCTTGCCGTTCAGTTGCAGACCACGTTCTTTCAGGCGCAGGCGCTCAAGGCCGTGGTTGATGCCGCCGATGTCCTTCTTCTCCAGCCGGTACAGCTTGGCGTAGAGATCATCGACGCGCTTCAGGCGAGCCTGCAGCTCGGGCATGGCGCCCGCACCTTCGGCAACGACCTTGCCGTTTTCCTTCACATTCAGCAGATAGCCGTAGAAGTTGCCCCACTCGCGGCGCTCCAGGGTCACCAGTTCGGCAGGATGACGCTTGTCTGTCAGCCATTCGCCGATCACCCAGGAGAAGTCGCCGCCGTAAAGGTCACGGTTACCCAGTTTGAGCAGTTCGCGGGTCATGAATTCCGGGCCATTGTCCGGAACCGGCAGACCGGCGCCACGCAAACGCTCACGCGGCACTTGCTCGACCTGCACTTCTTCGCCGATCAGGGTCTTGGGTGCTTCACCGGGAACGGTGTAGGTCGCCTCGATCACATCGGCCGGCCAGAAGTGGCCGAGCCCGCGCACGGCGATCACGGCGAGCAGGCCGATGGTCATGATCACGGCGATGGACACCGCACCGGCATTCATCCACACCCAGGGAGAACCGCTGGCAAACCACGCTTTGACGGATTCCTGTTTCTGTTTCACGGAACGTAGCCTCGTCGGGCGTCGCTTAGAGCGACGCGTATTTCTTGCGCAGGCGCTGACGAATCAGCTCTGCCAGGGTGTTCATCACGAAGGTGAAGGAAAGCAGCACCAGCGCCGAGAGGAACAGCACGCGGTAGTGCGTTCCGCCTACCTCCGACTCGGGCATTTCCACCGCGACGTTAGCCGCGAGGGTACGCATGCCCTGGAAGATGTTCACGTCCATCACCGGGGTGTTGCCGGTCGCCATCAGCACGATCATGGTCTCGCCCACGGCGCGGCCAAGGCCGATCATGAGAGCGGAGAAGATGCCTGGACTCGCAGTCAGGATCACCACGCGAGTCAGCGTCTGCCAAGGCGTGGCGCCCAGGGCCAGGGAGCCGTAGGTCAGGCTCTTGGGCACGCTGAAGATGGCGTCTTCGGCGATGGAGAAGATGTTCGGGATCACCGCGAAGCCCATCGCCAAACCAACAACCAGGGCGTTGCGCTGGTCGTAAGTGATGCCCAGGTCGTGGCTGATCCACAGGCGCATGTCTCCGCCGAAGAACATGGTCTCCAGGTGCGGGCTCATCCACAGGGCGAACGCACCGGTGGCGAGTACGACCGGGATCAGAATCGCGGCTTCCCAGCCGGCCGGCAGACCCAGGCGAATGCGCTCGGGCAGGCGGCTCCAGATCAGGCCGGCGGCGAGGATACCCAGGGGAGTGAGCAGCAGCAGACTGAAGATGCCCGGCAGGTGGCCTTCAACATATGGCGCCAGGAACAGGCCGGCGAAGAAGCCGAGAATCACGGTCGGCAACGCTTCCATCAGCTCGATCACCGGCTTCACCTTGCGACGCATGCCGGGAGCCATGAAATACGCGGTGTAGACGGCGGCGGCGATGGCCAGCGGGGCGGCAAGGATCATCGCGTAGAAGGCGGCCTTCAGGGTGCCGAAGGTCAGCGGCGACAGGCTCAGCTTGGGCTCGAAGTCGGTGGTCGCGGCGGTGGACTGCCAGACGTAGCCAGGCTTGTCATAGCTTTCATACCAGACCTTGCCCCACAGGGCGCTCCAGGAAACTTCCGGGTGCGGGTTGCTGACGGCGAATCGGCGCAGTTCGCCGCCCTGCTCAATGACAAGGCGGTTGGCGCGCGGCGACAATGCCATCAGGCCAGCCGACGGTGCAACGTTCTCCACCAGCAGCGTGCGATGCGCGGTGCTGTGGAAGATACCGAGATTGCCCTGCTTGTCGATGGCCAGGAAGCCTTTGCGGCGCTGCTCGGAGGTGATTCCGGCCACGGCCTGGTCGCCCAGCTTGAAGTCACGTACGTGGGACAGGCGCGGTTCGCCATCTTCGCCCCGGGCCATGAACCACTGGCCAATGCTCCCCCTGGAGTCGCCAACCATCAGCGAAATGCCACCCAGCAGTTGGGCGCTGGAAGTCACTTCGGCGGAGGCGTCATCGAGCAGTTTGTAACGGCCGTTGAGCTGGTGAGTATTCAGATCGAACACGTCAGCCTGGGCACGGCCGTTCAGGACATAGAGCCACTGCTTGCGCGGGTCCATATAGATCGCTTTCACCGGGTCGGCGATCTGCGGCAGGTTGATGCGATCTTCCTCCAGCGAGGTCTCGCCGGTGAGCATGTTCTCCTGGCTGGTCAGGCTGAGCAGCAGCAGTTGGCTTCCGCTGGAGGCCGCGAGCAGCAGACTCTCATCGCTCGATGAGATTGCCACGTGCTCAAGCGGACGTCCCTGCGGGTCCAGGTTGATGGCTGCCTCGCCGTACGGATAGCTGATCTGTGGGGTAACAGTCTTCTTATTGTCCGGGTAGGTGATCTTGTAGGTGTGTTTGAACACCAGCACCTGTCCGTTGGACAGCCCCAGAGCCACGGCCGGATGACCTGGCTGGTCTTCCGCAATCGACGTCACGCTGCTACCTGCGGGCAGCTTCAGCGCGATACGGTCCATTTCATCGCCAGTCTTGGCGCTGAAAAACACCACTTCGCCATTTGCAGCAACGCGCATACCCACCAGGTTCTGTTCTTCGATACTCAGCAGAAGCGGCGCCTGGGCCGCCTTCAGCCAGGCTGGAGCCAGAGGGTCGCGAGCTTCCAGTTCGGCGCCGCGGAACAGCGGCAGCACGACGTAGGCGAGGTAGAAGAAAATCAGGGTAATAGCAGCCAGCACGGCGAGACCGCCGACCAGCACATACCAACGGGTGAGTCGATCCTTGAGCGCGCGCAGGCGACGCTTGCGCTGAAGCGCAGGCGTATTGAAATCGATCCGCTCGGGGAGAGAAGAAGTCATCGGGGAGTTGGCCAGGTCGTTCATGGAGTGACACCCTAGCGGCTCTGTGTGACAGAAAGATGACATGGAAGTGACGCGACAAAGCCCACCAGCAGAGCCATGCTGGCGGGCCCGGTCGAGCAGGCGTCAGCCCATGCCGGGCGGTTTGCTCCGCCCGGTTGACGGGCTGTTTACAGACCCAGCTCTTTGATCGCTTTTTCGGCGACTTTCGACGGCAGAGGGATATAGCCGTCTTTCACAACTACCTGCTGGCCAGATTTAGAGAGCACCATCTTCAGGAACTGGGCTTCCAGCGGGTTCAGCGGTTTGTTCGGGGCCTTGTTGACATAGACGTACAGGAAGCGGGACAGCGGGTAGCTACCGTTCAGGGCGTTAGCTTCGTTGTCCTCGATGAACTCGCCGCCTTCTTTCTTGGCCAGAGCAACGGTCTTCACGCTAGCGGTCTTGTAACCGATACCGGAGTACCCAACGCCATTCAGGGATTGGCTGACCGACTGAACCACGGACGCCGAACCCGGCTGCTCATTCACGTTCGGCTTGTAGTCGCCTTTGCACAAGGCTTCTTCCTTGAAGTAGCCGTAGGTGCCGGATACGGAGTTACGACCGAAGAGCTGCACGGGCTTGTTGGCCCAATCACCGGTCAGGCCCAGGTCACCCCAGGTCTTCACTTCCGACTTGCCGCCACACAGGCGGGTGGAAGAGAAGATGGCATCGACCTGCTGCATGGTCAGGCCTTTGATGGGGTTGTCCTTGTGCACGAAGATCGCCAGGGCGTCCACTGCAACCGGAACAGCAGTCGGCTTGTAGCCGTACTTCTGCTCAAAGGCCTGCAGCTCGACATCCTTCATCTTGCGGCTCATCGGGCCGAGGTTGGCGGTACCTTCGGTCAGAGCCGGCGGCGCGGTGGATGAGCCGGCGGCCTGGATCTGCACGTTCACGTTCGGGTACAGGCGCTTGTACTCTTCCGCCCACATGGTCATCAGGTTGGCCAGAGTGTCGGAACCGACGCTCGACAGGTTACCCGACACACCGCTGGCTTTCTGGTATTCCGGCAGGGCCGGATCGATCGCGGCTACCGCACTGGCGGTGCCTACGCCTGCAGCGACAAAAGTCAGGGCCGCCATCAAACGCTTGAGTTTCATGCCTTGCTCCTTGAGGAGAATGGGGTTGGATGGAACGGGGGCCAGTATCGTCAGGCCGCATGAAGACTCTATGACGCGAATGTGACAGTTGGATGAAATGCCATCAGTCTGTTGCAGGGCGGTTGTAACAAGGCAAATCGAACTCGGAAGAGCACCCTGGAGAAGCCCCTGAGCGACTGGAACGGTCTTTCAGGGCG
The Pseudomonas triclosanedens DNA segment above includes these coding regions:
- a CDS encoding hemolysin family protein translates to MDPSPSSTALTYFADFGLILFALFLVLLNGFFVAAEFAMVKLRSTRVETIAKQHGWRGTILRRVHNQLDAYLSACQLGITLASLGLGWVGEPAFAELLEPLLAAIGVHSEEVIRGVSFFTAFFIISYLHIVVGELAPKSWAIRKPELLSLWTAVPLYLFYWAMYPAIWLLNASANAILKVAGQGEPGPHHEHHYSRDELKLILHSSRAHDPSDQGMRVLASAVELGELEVVDWANSREDLVYLERTAPLDDILATIRRHKYSRYPVYDSDKGEFIGLLHIKDLLLALATLDSLPESFDLDELTHPLEMVTKHMPLARLLEQFRQGGSHFALVEEADHKVIGYLTMEDVLEVLVGDIQDEHRKAERGILAYQPGKLLVRGDTPLFKLERLLSVDLDHVEADTLAGLVYDSLKRVPEEEEVVEAEGLRIIVKKMKGPKIVLAKVVKLD
- a CDS encoding peptidoglycan DD-metalloendopeptidase family protein — its product is MLGRSIFLCGLLAASGTASAVTIYKYTDANGVVTYTDKAVAGAAVFVFRDRMVEHLEQQVKLETKKHAGGETLQVRNDLYAPVEVELSITGAQNAIGAPEQPIRWVLPPRSAIRLATLTPRDPGKAMQYKPKLRYALGDPRPQPLAYRYALPWVGGPFRLTQGANGRYSHFTPKGRYAMDIAMPEGTPIIAARGGTVVKIENSQSGRGKNPSGNFVRILHDDGTMGVYLHLMRGSVLVHEGQRVATGTSLARSGNTGNSSGPHLHFVVQRNVGLALESIPYDFSQPVDTLPNFAVVKGN
- a CDS encoding response regulator, whose amino-acid sequence is MGKVSVLVVDDAPFIRDLVKKGLRDHFPGLQIEEAVNGRKAQQFLARQSVDLILCDWEMPELSGIELLTWCREQEGLKTTPFIMVTSRGDKDNVVQAIQAGVSDFIGKPFSNDQLVSKVKKALSRAGKLEALAAQAPQRSLVGSMPNDSLSALTGGKAEVVRPSAPTAPRPAATPAAPPAVSAARPAAKGQQGQLRLPQTNLPCVIKALSLKEALLVIKRGTPLPQVLESAVLDLEEDSDVARLNGYLHAVAALEPRPDSEWLQLTFRFVDRDPQKLDYLSRLIARGSTQKHYVPGA
- the phoU gene encoding phosphate signaling complex protein PhoU, whose translation is MINKDSLTHHISQQFNAELEDVRSHLLAMGGLVEKQVNDAVNALIDADSGLAQQVREIDDQINQMERNIDEECLRILARRQPAASDLRLIISISKSVIDLERIGDEASKIARRAIQLCEEGESPRGYVEVRHIGGQVRKMVQEALDAFARFDADLALSVAQYDKTVDREYKTALRELVTYMMEDPRAISRVLNVIWALRSLERIGDHARNIAELVIYLVRGTDVRHIGLTRMKEEVQGTGKAE
- the pstB gene encoding phosphate ABC transporter ATP-binding protein PstB gives rise to the protein MQHETATHGIDIGALGRGERQGMSLESETVALEVPGLSLFYGEKQALFDVSMNIPKQRVTAFIGPSGCGKSTLLRCFNRMNDLVDGCHVKGEILLDGHNIFAKGVDVAELRRRVGMVFQKPNPFPKSIYENVVYGLRIQGINKKRVLDEAVEWALKGAALWDEVKDRLHESALGLSGGQQQRLVIARTIAVEPEVLLLDEPCSALDPISTLKIEELIYELKSKFTIVIVTHNMQQAARVSDYTAFMYMGKLIEFGDTDTLFTNPAKKQTEDYITGRYG
- the pstA gene encoding phosphate ABC transporter permease PstA codes for the protein MKQKQESVKAWFASGSPWVWMNAGAVSIAVIMTIGLLAVIAVRGLGHFWPADVIEATYTVPGEAPKTLIGEEVQVEQVPRERLRGAGLPVPDNGPEFMTRELLKLGNRDLYGGDFSWVIGEWLTDKRHPAELVTLERREWGNFYGYLLNVKENGKVVAEGAGAMPELQARLKRVDDLYAKLYRLEKKDIGGINHGLERLRLKERGLQLNGKLDAAAEADIAAGRAELNAQYKVLEEQLNGLHQEFNRDSVTMRDASGSETEITLGKLVHAYQPNQMGVGAKFVFYFKKLWEFLSDDPREANTEGGIFPAIFGTVMMTLVMAVIVTPFGVIAAVYLREYARQGLLTRIIRIAVNNLAGVPAIVYGVFGLGFFVYVLGGSIDRMFFPEALPAPTFGTPGLFWASLTLAILAVPVVIVATEEGLARIPRATREGSLALGATKAETLWKVVLPMASPAMMTGLILAVARAAGEVAPLMLVGVVKLAPALPVDGNYPYVHLDQKIMHLGFHIYDVGFQSPNVEAARPLVYATALLLVMVIALLNFSAIAIRNRLREKYKALEN
- a CDS encoding ABC transporter permease subunit translates to MKAAQAPLLLSIEEQNLVGMRVAANGEVVFFSAKTGDEMDRIALKLPAGSSVTSIAEDQPGHPAVALGLSNGQVLVFKHTYKITYPDNKKTVTPQISYPYGEAAINLDPQGRPLEHVAISSSDESLLLAASSGSQLLLLSLTSQENMLTGETSLEEDRINLPQIADPVKAIYMDPRKQWLYVLNGRAQADVFDLNTHQLNGRYKLLDDASAEVTSSAQLLGGISLMVGDSRGSIGQWFMARGEDGEPRLSHVRDFKLGDQAVAGITSEQRRKGFLAIDKQGNLGIFHSTAHRTLLVENVAPSAGLMALSPRANRLVIEQGGELRRFAVSNPHPEVSWSALWGKVWYESYDKPGYVWQSTAATTDFEPKLSLSPLTFGTLKAAFYAMILAAPLAIAAAVYTAYFMAPGMRRKVKPVIELMEALPTVILGFFAGLFLAPYVEGHLPGIFSLLLLTPLGILAAGLIWSRLPERIRLGLPAGWEAAILIPVVLATGAFALWMSPHLETMFFGGDMRLWISHDLGITYDQRNALVVGLAMGFAVIPNIFSIAEDAIFSVPKSLTYGSLALGATPWQTLTRVVILTASPGIFSALMIGLGRAVGETMIVLMATGNTPVMDVNIFQGMRTLAANVAVEMPESEVGGTHYRVLFLSALVLLSFTFVMNTLAELIRQRLRKKYASL
- the pstS gene encoding phosphate ABC transporter substrate-binding protein PstS, which encodes MKLKRLMAALTFVAAGVGTASAVAAIDPALPEYQKASGVSGNLSSVGSDTLANLMTMWAEEYKRLYPNVNVQIQAAGSSTAPPALTEGTANLGPMSRKMKDVELQAFEQKYGYKPTAVPVAVDALAIFVHKDNPIKGLTMQQVDAIFSSTRLCGGKSEVKTWGDLGLTGDWANKPVQLFGRNSVSGTYGYFKEEALCKGDYKPNVNEQPGSASVVQSVSQSLNGVGYSGIGYKTASVKTVALAKKEGGEFIEDNEANALNGSYPLSRFLYVYVNKAPNKPLNPLEAQFLKMVLSKSGQQVVVKDGYIPLPSKVAEKAIKELGL